Below is a window of Zerene cesonia ecotype Mississippi chromosome 18, Zerene_cesonia_1.1, whole genome shotgun sequence DNA.
cgtagggcgcggcgggcggggGCGCCGCGGGGGGGGCGCCgccggcgggcgcgggcgcggggcaGGGCGACGGCGGCGAGGGTGCCGGCGCCTGCGCCTCGTTCGCGAGGTGGATGAGCGCGTTGTTGAGGTGGCGGGCCAGCGCGGCCGCCAGCTGGTCGCGCGCGCGCGCCAGCCGCCGCAGCCGCTCGCGCACCGCGCTCAGCCGTAGCCGCGCCGCGGGCGCCGTGCGCTCGGCTCGCAGCGCGTTGCGGAGAGCCTCCGCGGCCGCCAGTGCTCGCGCTCTTCCTTCTGGAGTTGCGAGTGATATCTGAAAAAATCGCATGAatgattaagaaaaaaaaaattgattcaaATGAATTGAGTCAATATAGCTAACTTCCTGAACAAAtcgttgtttttaaatataaatgtttttaaataaatcaacattatataaaacataactaactgattatttttaaataagaagatGGCATCACTTACAATTGAGATTGATATTTTACACAAGAGAACAAATGAAACAAGAACTATAACAACAAATGAAACCTCCTGCAAGTGGTCGAGGTGGGAGAGCGCGGGCGCGTCGAGCCAGGCGTAGATGTCGGCGAGCTCGGCGAGcagcgcgcgcgcggcggcgtcGGCCCGCGCGGCGCCCGAGCGCGCGTGCAGCGCCCCGCCCGCCGCGCGCGTCAGCGCCTCCAGCCGCGCCGCACGCGCCGAAAGCGCCGCACCCTGCGCCGCGCCCTCTGCGCACACGCCAGCTCTACTCACTGCCCTCACTGTACCCTCTCTACAATCTACCTTACAACTACATATAGAAATTTTCGCATTCTACTGTGGGTACCTAACATGAAGAACTGCTTCTGTTTTGGCAACCTTCGTGGATTAACATTTAACAAACTTTGTTAGGCAAAAAGCAATGTTTTAGGcaattattttacatcaattacagctacataaaaaaatattcaattcattAAGTTATGTTGCTTGTTGTTATTTCCCAGCATTTAGgcaaaaattaacattactaTTTAGAACATTACTCAATTACTAGAATAAATATAGCACTGTTAATACAGTCAATCATTTTTACAAAACTACCTTCGAGACGTGTAGCAAGTCTAGCCCCTCCACCCTCTGTAGCAGCGGCAAGCATTCCACCCACATTCAAGGCATCAAGGCGTGCAAGCTTTTCTCCTAGCCTCTGCACACGCCTCTCTGCATCCGCTTCATCTAGTTCAGCATCCTCCAACAGAGCCCCCAGCTCTGCTTCAGACAAAGAATGTGGGGCAACCGATGCTGTCGCTGCAACTGCCGCGCGGGCTAGCTCAGCCTTAGTCCCTTCATCTGCACATGTCCACTTTACGATCTCCCCACCCATTTCAATACTGATTTCACCATTCTGAAATTGAACCTAATACTAATACCAACTAGTTACACATTCTCGCCCAATGATATAGATTTAAAGCAGCACGAGTATCAAAAATTTGTGTCGTAATTCGTAAATCACAATATTTACTACAAATACAAACCGGCAGATCCGTGCGCAACCGGGCGATGTGTAGTGGCCAGGAGCGCAGGCGGGTTGTACCTTCGAGAAGAGCCAACGTTCCACCGCTCTCGACCACCAGCCGCTGTTGTTTTCAGCCGCTTACGACCGCAGCACTTCCCACGACTGTGACACCCTCCTctaatttcatattacaaCTATGCACTCCCCCTTTTTCTTACAACTTCATCAACAGATTTGTTAagatcaaacaaacatttgtctatgcaatatatttaatttagtatttatgaaTACTTAGTAAAAACATACTTTAGTAAAAATTCTGGgtacctatttattttgatttttgattttcTGACATGGGGAATTTGTCATACGCAAGTAACGTTGACGTTCCTTTTCTTTATGGATAGAAGATATGTCTTATTTGATATAAGGTATGGAAATATGTCTATTTGCCAGTGacatataacataaaggcaGATTTAGATTGAGTTAGTATTAAACTTTGGTGAACTGCCAAATCGTGCTGGTACTGCCTGTACAAATGTGTTTCCTGTCGTCTTTGCTCGGATATCCATTTATTGCctattattactaattttttttttttgagaattCTTTTACAGAATTTAAAACAGCTCAATCAGCTTTTTTAAGAAACCTCGAGACCTTTCATTTAAAGGAACCGTTTCATTCTCTATAGTTGAAGTACAAGCTTTTGTTTCAGGCGAATACTTATGTCAGTCAATTTGTCAAAGTCAAAAGCCCACTGatcatgatttaaaattaaaaatataacctaaCTCAATTTCTGAAcctaaaatagtttaatattttcgaTAACGCTTGCTCAAAAAAgtgattgattttaatagaaattaactTTTCGAACATACATATCGTTCAATATGTCTAAAACTGCAAGTAAAGGTTCAAAAGGCAAATCCAATGAAGAAGTTTTCGCAGGTTTCCAAACTCTAAGAAATGAACAAAGGCAACTTGCTAATAAAATCTCCGAGTTAGAAATGGATTTGAACGAACATAagtagttattttattcatttaaaacccTGAACCAAATTTACTCAATAATAGGATgctaatgtttaatattaataaattgttacagGATTGTTATAGAAACATTACAAGCAGTAGAGCCGAAACGAAAGTGTTTTCGCATGATCGGAGGAGTTTTAGTAGAACGCACTGTTGCGGATGTGCTGCCTGAATTAGAAGGCAACCGTGAAAGATTACCTCGCGCTATACAGGTATAACCTTGCAAAAACAAAGTTATTCAATGAATGCAATTAGTATTAACTGTACGTTTTGACATTTTAGGCTTTAAACGAACAACTAGCACGTAAGGGGCAAGAGATCAATGACTACATTGAGAAGCATGACATCCGCGTACAGCGCGGTGGGCCCACTGACGAACCTGCCGAAGAGTCTGCCAACACCAAATCCAATGTACTTGTAGCTAGCGGCTGATCATACTTAGACTCATTCATTTTGTATGTGCTTGACTAAACCCCAATTCTCTGTACAATTTGACCTTTTTGAGTATGTCTAATTGTGAATATGAGATATAaactgatatttttaaattgatttgtaacaataatttattttgcttacATATTTCTAAGATTACTAATTCTTACAAAGGTCTGATTATGTCTTACACAAGtgcattttgtattgttactctcttagatatttatttcttgtattgAATGTAGGAGTTGTGTTTAGTAAAAAGTCTAAATTTTCGAAAAAACAAAACCAATTTATTAACAGAAGGAATggttatacacttatatattatttataacattggaCTTAATTCTTATAATGTATCATGATTTGATCAcaaccattaaaatatatctatatacttgtatatatataaacattaaaaaaattggtacaccttaatataaatttaatttgatggCTACCctgtaatatttactttttaagaacattatgaacaaaaatatttttgattttcttaAAACCTAAAATACAACCATAAAAGTTTGGTATCTCCATAAGTctggataatataaataatttactgctAGCTCTCATTACATAGATATTCAGTATATATTAGTAGAGCATATCACTTTCTTATATAGTTATCATGTGCTTAAATTCTGTGATATGATGAATCAAAAATGGAATGAAAAATcttgtatttcataattactatttttttttttcacaatgtaaaaattttcGAGATTCTAATGTTGTTATATTGCCTCCATTTATTTTGACCTTTATGCAACCTCTTACAAATAGttgtcttttaaaaatataattttatatgttaaccatacaatattattttttccataaaataggatttttttattttgattaaatgtaaattttgccACTCCTATTTCATTATCctataaataaagcaatgcAAACATTTATGTTATCGCATTCTTATACctctaaatatgtataaaatgtataatacaaatcaacaaattaatttgtttgctgGAATAATGTGAACAATGTTTATTAGAAGagatataaaactaaagatATATGAAATTGGTAGGCGCGTAGGTTTCGATTTTGGCCTTGTCGGGCATTTGTTCCCGCGGCTCGTGCGGCGTGTGCGGCGTGTGCGGCTCGTGCGGGCCGGGCGCGTCGGGCGCGGTCCAGTCGCCGCCGACGCCGCCGCTCTTGCGCAGCACGCGCAAGCCGGTGATTGTCATGTGCTTGTCCACCGACTTGCACATGTCGTAGAGTGCGAGCGCGGCCACCGCGCAGCCCGTGAGCGCCTCCATCTCGACGCCCGTGCGGGCCGTGGCGCGCGCCTCGCACGTGAGGCGCACGCGGCCGCCGGCGCCCGCCTCGCCCGCCTCGCCGCGCGGCAGCTGCACGCGCACGCGCGCCAGCTCCAGCGGCAGCGGGTGGCACATGGGGATCAGGTCGGCCGTGCGCTTGGCGGCCAGCGTGCCCGCCACCTGCGCCACGCTGAGCGCGTCGCCCTTGGGCACGGCGGCGTCGCGCAGCAGTCGCAGCAGGCGCGCGCTCACATGCAGGAAGCACTCCGCctcggcggcgcgcgcgcgcaccGGCTTGGCGCCCACGNNNNNNNNNNCCCACGCCGCGCCCCGCCCGGCGCCCCACGCCGCGCCCcaccccgcgccccgcgctgCACCTGCCGTCAGCCGCCTATCAGTATCATGGGCCTGTTGTTCTTGGCGCGCGCCAGATTCTGCATGCCTACAACACATCAGCGCCGTTGTTCACGAATTAATCGGTAACTCTCGTTTAACGCGTCTTAAGAGCTAAATCCGTAAGGTGCAATATACTAGTGcaataggaaataaatttatgttaaatttggCAATGATGAGATGTTCGGCCAGGCCCATGTCACGAAATAAGCAGTAATATAGCTTAGCCATAAATTGTCATTCAGAGTTcacaataaaacagaaatagcTTTATACATTAGGGAGGATTAGCATGATAAGCATCTGTTAATGCAAGGATGATTGGTGACTTAGTATAATGAACAGTTTGGTTCtagtgattttaaattatcaactCAATATGACgggatagaaaataaaaaaaccatgCGGGAGTGAACAATGCAGTGTGCGTAAATAtgagtgtaaataaaaagtacaaatGGTAGTAAACTATAACCTACACCTAGTGTGGCAcgcccggctccgcccgggtaattatttatcacaattgaaataataataactatcctatctttcgAGTCgaatcaaactgcacatagtGTGCaactttgattaaaatcgtAGAGTAGTTTaagagtccatcgcggacgaGCGACGTGACAcgttatttagatatattaagaGTAAGTCGTTCAATGACAAATcgtcaaaacaaacaaacagatgtAGGTATGACATGAAGGAGGGTGGTATAGTTGTTGGGTCGGCGCGGGGCGGCGCGGGCACGCACCGGCGTGCGCGGGCAGCTTGCGGCGCAGCGCGGCGCGCACCAGCGCCGCCAGCTCGGCGTCGGGCGCGCCGGCGCGCGCCGCGTCGCGCAGCGACACCTCGGCGCCGCCGAACAGGCACACctgcgcacacacacacacccgcCGCCTTCTCCAGTGTTTCGACACGACGACATCAATTTATAGTAGAATGCGTCCCCCTCGTCTTTATTATATGCTCTTTCTTTTGCAAAGGATCTATATTccactataaatttattgtgtttaaaaacCTATTTGTATACTCGTGTTTCTCTCTTAATTCACTATAATAATCATTCATATGGACCGATCTACATTATACACGCCCGATTCACAATAATTCGATATTTTAACTGATCGCTAAACCACGCTATATTAcgcttaaatatatatactaccaGCACATCCAACAAAGCTgatctgccttactcttatcatttaggggtatgaaaatagatgtcgaccgattctcagacccacccgatatgcacacaaaatttcctGAGAATCGGCCCAATCGTTTCGGAGGAGGAacgtaactaacattgtgacacgagaattttatatatcgcccgggttgtcattcatcgtaattgaaataatgtaagccatcctatcttttaagttgaatCAGACTTCACATGtgcaaattaaaatgaatttattaaatctgtaGTAGAGTAGGAGTCTGCTACTGACAAATAACATGACAAGTTAATTAAAGAATCGTGCATTAGATTTAATGCAATCGTTCTTGACAGTCAATGGGAAAAGAAATCGGCGCGTTCAATGTAGGTACTCGTATATGCTGAGTGTAGAGTGTAGAGTGTAGAGCAGGATTCGCTCGTGTGTGCGGGGCAGCTCACTTTGAGGTTTCCGTCCGCGGTGAGGCGCAGGCGGTTGCAGGAGGAGCAGAAGGGCTGCGTCATCGACGAGATGAACCCCACGCTGCCCGCGTACCCGTCCGCCTTCCACACCTAGCGGTCCCGGGCGGTTATACAGTGTCTACATTATTCATTGCTATAATAAAACTCGGAAGATATCTTGTACGaatgttatacaaataataccaACTGAAAAACACGATCTTATCAGATAAAAACAggattatgaatttttttttaatggtaaaaaatatgataatatcaatgtaaatttaagaaattcgACGTATCGGAACTTAAACACTCGGAAACTACCCAAataggaaatataattaaagtaacatTTAAACGACTAGTGTCATGATTATGCATTTCTTATAGACTTGGGTAATAGgatactttatatcccgattaaatgctcccttggaaaAAACTGGAA
It encodes the following:
- the LOC119833757 gene encoding prefoldin subunit 2, whose translation is MSKTASKGSKGKSNEEVFAGFQTLRNEQRQLANKISELEMDLNEHKIVIETLQAVEPKRKCFRMIGGVLVERTVADVLPELEGNRERLPRAIQALNEQLARKGQEINDYIEKHDIRVQRGGPTDEPAEESANTKSNVLVASG